The sequence below is a genomic window from Denitratisoma sp. DHT3.
CACGATGGCCCCCGCCGCCGCGGCGACGAAGGCCGAGGCGGTGGAAATGTTGAAGGTATGGGCGCCGTCGCCGCCGGTGCCGACGATGTCCACGAAACGGGGGTCGAGGGGAATCTCCACCCGGGTGCACAGTTCCCGCATCACCCGCGCCGCGGCGGAGATCTCGCCGATGGTCTCCTTCTTGACCCGCAGGCCGGTGAGGATCGCGGCCGTCATCAGGGGCGAGATATCCCCCCGCATGATCAGCCGCATCAAATGCAGCATTTCGTCGTGGAAGATTTCCCGGTGTTCGATGGTGCGCTGGAGCGCCTCCTGGGGCGTGATCATCGTTGGTTCCTCAACGGCCCTGGTTCTGGATGGTCTGATGCAGGAAGTTGCGCAGCAGCGCATGGCCGTCCTGGGTCAGGATGGATTCGGGGTGGAACTGCACCCCCTCCACGGCATAAATGCGGTGACGCACGCCCATGATTTCGCCGTCCTCGGTCCAGGCCGTCACCTCCAGACAGTCCGGCAGGGTGGCGCGGTCGATGGCCAGGGAATGGTAGCGGGTCACCGTCAGCGGGTTGGGCAGGCCCTTGAACACCCCGCAGTCGGCGTGGGTCACCGGCGAGGTCTTGCCGTGCATGGGACGCAGCGCATGGACGATGCGGCCGCCGAAGGCCGCGCCGATGCTCTGGTGGCCCAGGCAGACGCCGAGGATGGGCAGACGCCCGGCGAACTCCTGGATCGCCGCCACCGAAATCCCGGCCTCGGCCGGGGAGCAGGGACCGGGGGAGATCACCAGCCGGTCCGGTTTCTGGGCGGCGATGCCGGCCAGGTCGATGGCGTCGTTGCGGAACACCCGCACCTCCTCGCCCAGTTCGCCGAAATACTGGACCAGGTTGTAGGTGAAGGAGTCGTAGTTGTCGATCATCAGCAGCATGACTGCTCCAACATATTGATTATTAATGACTCGTGCGGCGCAACTGCGTTTTCATATACACAGATATATACACACTGGCGGGCGACTGCGGTGGAAGATGCGTCGATCAGGGCCTGATGGGGGCCGGTACGCCGGCTCGACGCCTCGCCCACACCGGGCTGGCCCAGGGGCAGCAGCGCCCACAGACTACCCATGACACCCGCGGCTCGACGCGGGTGACGGGGACGAGAAGAAGCGAAAGGAACTCTACCCGCCAACCGACTTGGCGGGGAGTGAGGCAAGGCTGAGCGTCTTGACGGCATCGGGCAATCTCCTAAGATCTTGGAGCCGCCGTGCCGGAGAGCCATCTGCTGGACCTTGCCTACCGATACGGCGGCAAGGCGCGGTACGAAACCGCGACGACGTGCCGCTTCCTAGTGGAAGCGCCACCACTGAGAAACGGTGATCGAAGCGGTACGGTTCATGGGCAGACCGAGTTGAGCTAACCGGAAGTTGCGTGCGGAAACCAAGCTTCCTACAGCAGCTTCATAACGAGTTGATTTTACCACGCATCCCTGGACGGCCGTCTACCATCACACCACCTTACGCGCATCCCATCGACGCTGGCACCCTTCTCTGGGGGTGGTCACTCCTCCGGCGGCGCGGTCCCGCCCGCCTTTCGCCCGCTCGATGAACCGCTTCATGGGCTCCGAGGGTTCGCCCCGGCGGCGCAGCAGGTAGGTAGAGAGCACCGGTGGGCTGCCGGCCAAGGGACGAATGGAGATGTCCGGGCGCTGTAGCGTCTGCACCTGCGAGGCGATGGCGAAGCCGATGCCGTAGCCGGCACCGACCAGGGTCAGCATCACGCCCAGGCTGGTCACTTCATCGACCAGCTTGAGCGGCGTGCCTGCGTCCTGCAGCAGCGCTTGAATCTGATGGCGGCAGCCCGATCCCGATTCGGGATGGCACAGAACCAGCGGGAACTTCAGGGCTTCGGCCAGCGGCACCTGCACGTGTGCCAGCAAGGGGTGGCGTGCGGGCACGATCACCGACAGCGGATCGGTCCACACCGGCTCGGCGACGAGGCCATCATGTACCGCGTTTGACAACGCAAAGCCGATGTCCAGCAGATCGTCGTGCAGCGTCTTGAGCTGCTGCGCGAACGGCAGCTCGAAGACGCGAATCTCCATCTCGGGCTCCTCCTCGCGGCTGCGTGCCAGCAAGGTGGCGATGCGGGGCTGCGCCAGGCCGTCGCAGATCGCGATGCGCAGATGGCCCTGGTAGCCCTGTGCCGCCGCCTTGGCACTCTTGACTGCCTGCTCCACGGTGGCCATCACGCGTCGGCATTCGCCTAGGAACACCTGGCCGGCCCAGGTCAGCCGCGTCAGGCGGGTGCTGCGGTCGAACAACTGCACGCCAAGCTGGCTTTCCAGGTCGCGCATTGCTCGCGATACGGGAGATTGCTCGATCCCGAGACGCTCGGCCGCGCGGGCGAGATGCAGCTCTTCCGCGACTGCAACGAAATAGCGTAGCAATCTAGGCTCCAAGGCAGCCTCCCATCGGCCCTTTCCACCAGGTCTTGGTACGAGCCAGCCACCAAGCGATGGGGATGTCAATCAGGATCAGGGTGACGACGCCTGCTAAACGTGCGGTCAACCGGAGGACTTGCAGATCACTATCCGTCAGCACGCAAACACCCTCGTGTCAATGCGCATGCTTCGTATCCGAGCACCCGAGTGTGTAAAGGATGCTCTTCGGTGAACTGCCCAAGCGAATGGTCCAGACTTTCATGCCGCAGGCCCCTCGACTACTCAATACATATGCTGGCCGCCGTTCATCGCCACGTTGCTGCCGGTCATAAAGGCGGCGGCTTCGCTGGCGATGAAGGCGACAAGTGCCGCAATCTCGGCCGGCTGACCGAGACGGCCAATCGGAATCGCATCGATGATCTTCTGGCGCACATCCTCGCGCACCGCCATCACCATCTTGGTGGCGAAATAGCCCGGCGAGACGGTGTTGACCGTCACGCCCTTGTGCGCCACCTCCTGTGCGAGCGCCTTGGTGAATCCATGTACCCCGGCCTTGGCCGCCGAATAATTGGTCTGCCCGAACTGGCCCTTGCTGCCGTTGATCGACGAGATGTTGACGATGCGACCCCAGCCGCGCTCGACCATCGGATCGACGAACGGCTTGGTGACGTTGAACATGGAGTCTAGGTTGGTGCGCAGTACGGCATCCCACCCGGCCTTGTCGAGCTTGCGCAGCGTTGCGTCGCGGGTGATGCCGGCGTTGTTCACCAGGATATCGATCCGATGACCGTCGGCGTGGATGCGCCGCGCCAGTTCCTGCGTTGATTCGTAGTCGGATACATCCACCCCGTAGGCAGCAAATGTGTAGCCCTGTGTCGCTTGCGCTTGCTGCCACTGGCCAATCGTGATGTTGCCGGGGGTATGCGTGACGATCACGCGGTGGCCGACGTCGTGCAGGGTACGGGCGATTGCAGCGCCCAACCCCCGGTTGCCTCCCGTCACCAGCGCCGTCCGTTGCGTCGTATACATTGCCGTCCCCTCATTTCTTGGTCTTGCCTTGGGGTACGGCGCTTGGGGCGGTCCAGGGCTGCGCCCAGCGCTGGCAAAGCTGCGTGAAAGAGGCTGCGTCGCCACTGGTGCCGAATGCCTCGGAGACAGATTCCTGCCAAGTCGTAAGTGCTTGACGCAGACCATTGGCAAAGGCCGCCTGGCTCTTGGCTGCTACTTGCCCGACCGCTTGGGCATCGCCCATGCGGCCTTGGCACAGGCGCCAGAACACCTCTGACGGCAAAGTCGCGAGCGCCTGCCAGTCGGCCGCCTGTTGGAGGCCCTGGATGCGCGAGGTGGTCTCCAGCACGCCGCCAGCGCTGAGCTGTTGCATGGCTTCGAGCCAGTGATGGCTGCTCTCCTGCAGCAAGCGCGTGATCTGCAGTTGCAGCTCGGCATTGGCTTTGTAGAGATGGATTGGCAGTTCGTTGCTCATTGCAGTGCCCTTCGGTCATGGTGGGCCCCCTTTGGGGCGGGTGTGGGCCATCCCTAGTGATGTCCCTGCTGAAATGGTCTGGCCTTGTCTCGGCTTCAGTGCGTCTTGGCTTCAGTGCGTCTTGTCACCGCATTGCCACATAGGTACCAGGCGCATCACCGAGCGGCGCCTGCGTGCCTCCCATGGCAGGTGGCGATACCCGCTCCGTCGAACGTCGCGCCAGCCACTGCTGCCAGGCTGGCCACCAGGAGCCCTTGTTCAGCGGGGTTTCGGCACGCCACGTTTGCGGATCGATGTAGCGAGCGCCGGCGCTGCGGGTCGCAATCTGGTAGCTGCGCCGGGGGTGCCCCGGCTCGCTGACCACGCCGGCGTTGTGCCCGCCGCTGGTCAGTACGAAGGTCAGTTCCGCATCACTGAGCAGGTGCATTTTGTACACGGATGGCCAGGGGGCGACGTGGTCGCGCACCGTGCCGACGATGAGCATCGGCACTTCGATGTCGGCGATCGCCACCGGCCGTCCGCCGACCTGGTAGCGTCCCTCGGCCAGATCGTTGTTCAGATACAAACGCCGCAGGTACTCGCTGTGCATGCGATACGGCATGCGTGTCACGTCGGCATTCCAGGCCATCAGGTCATTGAACTCCTGCCGTTCGCCCAGCAGGTACTCGCGCACGCGGCGCGACCAGATCAGGTCGCGCGAGTTGAGCATCTGGAAAGAGGCGGCCATCTGCTTGCCGTCGAGATAGCCCTTGTCCCACATCCCGGCTTCCAGCCAGGCGAGTTGACTGTCGTCGATGAAAAGTGCAATTTCGCCCGACTCGCGGAAGTCGGTCTCCGACGCCAGCAGCGTCAAACTGTGCAGCCGTTCGTCGCCATCGCGCGCCATCGCGGCTGCGGCGATCGTCAGCAAGGTGCCGCCCAGGCAATAGCCAACCGCCTGCACCTTGCGCTCGGGCACGATGGCCGTGACCGCGTCCAGTGCATCCATGACCCCCAGCCACCGGTAATCCTCCAGGCCGAGGTCGCGATCGGCCGCGGTCGGGTTCTTCCATGAAAGGATGAACACCGTATGCCCCTGGTCGACCAGGTACTTCACCATCGAGTTGTGCGGTGACAGGTCGAGGATGTAGTACTTCATGATCCAGGAAGGCACGATCAACACCGGCTCGGCATACACATCGGGCGTCGTCGGCGTGTACTGGATCAGTTCGATGAGGTGGTTTCGGAACACCACCTTTCCTGGCGTGACCGCCACGTCCTGGCCGACCTTGAAGCCTTCGACCCCGGCCGGTTCATCGTCAAGCGCAAGACGCTGTGCATCGTCGAGGAAGTTCATCGCGCCGCGCCACAGGTTGACGCCGCCGCTGGTTTTGATGGCTTCCAGCACTTCCGGGTTGGTCCAGACGAAATTCGATGGCGACCACATGTCCAACCACTGCCGCCCGGCGAAAGTGACCATGTTCTCGTGATGGCGCGACACGCCGCGCACGCCGGTCGTGGCGTTGTGCCACCACTGCTGCTGCAGCAAGAAGCCCTGGTGGATCACGTTGAACGGCCATTGCTGCCAGGCCGGCGCCTCGAAGCGCCGATCCTGTTCCAACGGCTCAATGCACGTGGGGCAGCCGTGGGCACTTGCAGCGTGCGCGACGTAACGCGCCAAGCGTCGCTGCTTGTGCAACCCCTTGTCGATCAGGCTGCGCTGCTTGCCCGGTGAAAGGCTCAGGTGCAGCGCCCAGTCGTACCAAGCCAGCAAACCCGCCGCCGGCGACAACCCGCCAGTGCCGCGTGCCCGGCACGCGTTCGCAAGCGTATCCAGGACATCGGGGTGACAGACGGACGGTGCCGGCGCGGGCTTGTCAGGTATGGCAAGGGTGTTCATCTCTGATCTTCCGATGTTGTAAGTAACTTATTACTATCATAATGCCTACGGGAAAAGATGCAAAGCCTTGAAGAACGCCCGGGGGATTTCCGCCTTCGCTCGAACGAAATCGCTTCTCTTGCTCTGACTGAGGTGGCCGACTTGCCGACCGATTACTCATGATCCGCCTGAGGGGTGTGTTCGCTTCCTGGGTCTCGTCAGCTCACTTGGCCACGATCCATGGATGGGGCAGGAACCATCCTTTCCCGTGCGATGAACCGTATTCCCGATCTTGCGACGCGGATGTTTTGCATGTTAGGATAGTAATAGGTCACTTACTTTATGGAGTCTGATCGGTGAGCGAACGTCCTCAACATCTGTCCGCTGAAGAGCGGCGTGCTGCCACAGTGCAAGCGGTGGTGGACTTGGCCGCGGAGCAAAACCCGGCCGAAATCACGACCACGGCCATCGCCGATCGAATGGGTTTGACGCAGGGCGCGCTGTTTCGCCACTTCCCCACCAAGGACGCGATCCTGGAGGCAACGATGACCTGGGTCGGTGAGCGTCTACTGGTGCGCGTGGACAAGGCGGCCGAGGGCGCCGCGTCTCCTGCCGCAGCACTCGAAGCCATGTTCATGACGCACATCGACTTCGTGGCCAAGCATCCCGGCGTGCCGCGCATGCTGTTCGGAGAACTGCAACGCTCTGGCGAGACGCTCGCCAAGCGGATGGTGCAGACCTTGCTCCGTCAATACGAACAGCGCCTGCGCCGCCTGATGGAGGCAGGCAAGGCGCAAGGCGACCTGGATGCGGATCTGGACGTGGATGCCGCCGCCGTGTTGTTCATCGGCACGATCCAGGGACTGGTCATGCAGTCGCTGTTGGCCGGCAAGGTCAGTCGCATTCGTCGTGATGCGCCAGCCGTGTTTGCCATCTATCTCCGTGGCATCACGCACACCCGATGAAACGCCTTCCATCCTGCCGCCACGCAGTTGCCCGGTCGGCCGAGAGGCACACCACGGTCATGCGATCGCGTTGCGCCTCCAGCGCGAATCCGCGTCATTCAACACTCAGCCCGACCGCCCGGCGGAACGCACACGCACGCCGCGACGACGGCGAAGGCTTGGGAGTTTCCGCGATCAAGTAAAGGCCATGAAGATGACCACTCATCCACAACGCAGCCTCTGGAACTGGCTGATCTCCCTGCTCGCGATCGGCTTCGGCCTGCTCACTCTTCGGGAGGGCGGCGCCGTTCTGTTTGTCGACGGCGCGGCGCGCCAAGCCGCCGGCCACTATGTGCCTTTCGTGCTCTGGTTCAATTTTCTGGCCGGGTTCGCCTACATCGTCGCCGGCGTCGGCTTGTGGATGCGCCGGCGCTGGGCCGCGTGGTTGGCGATTGTCATCACGGTGGCGACCGCACTCGTGTTCCTCGCTTTCGGAGTGCATGTGGCTCTGGGTGGCGCCTGGGAGCGACGCACGGTGGTCGCCATGACGCTGCGCACGTTGGTGTGGGCTGGCATAGCGGCCATCGCCTGGCGCCGGTCAGCGGCGAATGCGCCGGTCGCACGCGAGCACTGAGCACCTTTATCCAGCGGAAACCCATCGATGAAAACTCCAAACCTCCTCTCCAGAAAAACCCGTTGGGTCGTGATCGCCGTCGTCTTGCTCGCTCTTGGCGGCGCACTGGCGTTCTGGCTGTCGCGCGACCATGGACAACAAGATGCATTGCGCCTCTACGGCAACGTCGATATCCGCGAGGTGCAACTGGCCTTCCGTCAGCCCGGGCGCGTGATGCAAATGGCTTTCGACGAGGG
It includes:
- a CDS encoding TetR/AcrR family transcriptional regulator, with amino-acid sequence MSERPQHLSAEERRAATVQAVVDLAAEQNPAEITTTAIADRMGLTQGALFRHFPTKDAILEATMTWVGERLLVRVDKAAEGAASPAAALEAMFMTHIDFVAKHPGVPRMLFGELQRSGETLAKRMVQTLLRQYEQRLRRLMEAGKAQGDLDADLDVDAAAVLFIGTIQGLVMQSLLAGKVSRIRRDAPAVFAIYLRGITHTR
- a CDS encoding anthranilate synthase component II codes for the protein MLLMIDNYDSFTYNLVQYFGELGEEVRVFRNDAIDLAGIAAQKPDRLVISPGPCSPAEAGISVAAIQEFAGRLPILGVCLGHQSIGAAFGGRIVHALRPMHGKTSPVTHADCGVFKGLPNPLTVTRYHSLAIDRATLPDCLEVTAWTEDGEIMGVRHRIYAVEGVQFHPESILTQDGHALLRNFLHQTIQNQGR
- a CDS encoding PHA/PHB synthase family protein, which codes for MNTLAIPDKPAPAPSVCHPDVLDTLANACRARGTGGLSPAAGLLAWYDWALHLSLSPGKQRSLIDKGLHKQRRLARYVAHAASAHGCPTCIEPLEQDRRFEAPAWQQWPFNVIHQGFLLQQQWWHNATTGVRGVSRHHENMVTFAGRQWLDMWSPSNFVWTNPEVLEAIKTSGGVNLWRGAMNFLDDAQRLALDDEPAGVEGFKVGQDVAVTPGKVVFRNHLIELIQYTPTTPDVYAEPVLIVPSWIMKYYILDLSPHNSMVKYLVDQGHTVFILSWKNPTAADRDLGLEDYRWLGVMDALDAVTAIVPERKVQAVGYCLGGTLLTIAAAAMARDGDERLHSLTLLASETDFRESGEIALFIDDSQLAWLEAGMWDKGYLDGKQMAASFQMLNSRDLIWSRRVREYLLGERQEFNDLMAWNADVTRMPYRMHSEYLRRLYLNNDLAEGRYQVGGRPVAIADIEVPMLIVGTVRDHVAPWPSVYKMHLLSDAELTFVLTSGGHNAGVVSEPGHPRRSYQIATRSAGARYIDPQTWRAETPLNKGSWWPAWQQWLARRSTERVSPPAMGGTQAPLGDAPGTYVAMR
- a CDS encoding LysR family transcriptional regulator, with the translated sequence MEPRLLRYFVAVAEELHLARAAERLGIEQSPVSRAMRDLESQLGVQLFDRSTRLTRLTWAGQVFLGECRRVMATVEQAVKSAKAAAQGYQGHLRIAICDGLAQPRIATLLARSREEEPEMEIRVFELPFAQQLKTLHDDLLDIGFALSNAVHDGLVAEPVWTDPLSVIVPARHPLLAHVQVPLAEALKFPLVLCHPESGSGCRHQIQALLQDAGTPLKLVDEVTSLGVMLTLVGAGYGIGFAIASQVQTLQRPDISIRPLAGSPPVLSTYLLRRRGEPSEPMKRFIERAKGGRDRAAGGVTTPREGCQRRWDARKVV
- a CDS encoding phasin family protein translates to MSNELPIHLYKANAELQLQITRLLQESSHHWLEAMQQLSAGGVLETTSRIQGLQQAADWQALATLPSEVFWRLCQGRMGDAQAVGQVAAKSQAAFANGLRQALTTWQESVSEAFGTSGDAASFTQLCQRWAQPWTAPSAVPQGKTKK
- the phbB gene encoding acetoacetyl-CoA reductase — translated: MYTTQRTALVTGGNRGLGAAIARTLHDVGHRVIVTHTPGNITIGQWQQAQATQGYTFAAYGVDVSDYESTQELARRIHADGHRIDILVNNAGITRDATLRKLDKAGWDAVLRTNLDSMFNVTKPFVDPMVERGWGRIVNISSINGSKGQFGQTNYSAAKAGVHGFTKALAQEVAHKGVTVNTVSPGYFATKMVMAVREDVRQKIIDAIPIGRLGQPAEIAALVAFIASEAAAFMTGSNVAMNGGQHMY